The Tubulanus polymorphus chromosome 6, tnTubPoly1.2, whole genome shotgun sequence genome includes a region encoding these proteins:
- the LOC141907853 gene encoding uncharacterized protein LOC141907853, with protein sequence MESEEISPTGAPTSGTPQTTVKRPMNAFLIFCKRHRGMVRDRNPNLDNRSVTRILGEWWANLDPNEKSIYVDLAKQYKDAFMKANPDFRWYSDKFHTSTPSTTTKPSTATRGPLAVAQPGGAPSTGATRQTAKLSSAAKTEPEIIQTADGGGLNMLWAAAASQAATAVSPTDKQQSPRTATATMYSEIKRALERSSTATANVTAASLKTDGSTALFELAQMCSSQIPRDSRPSSTTSSTSDPAPSMTPAPPMTPAVTQSNQLLRQTLANAPTDRAEHSYLRDRAEHSYQRDIASQVLNTLYGADKFRKHLISGSPRGGAIYSATTPAVSALTNQTHSVTKVSQSVSNSYLTYIDSLIQKAYSSCSELPAVKQHHQREPVTIIATEPVRVVDVTSPTTTTHSGELVQLVSNVSNQPIASIDGANTAMNKHAILDRTAPYRRSNKPIDCSKTSVNDDEVFLLCGERVDFEKLDAPPRSEAAPSGVGRAKSDSEAAVSCTRMWKKEMMRRAFSTNVCRGDKTDDRSDAAVDLSVNTAASATCTAARIETHIGKRESQEEIHEQTIEGNCEVKQTQNIEEQMQNRNELQMELCQEQTTLNREEQTMSCEEQTLNHGEQTLNREEQTMNHGEQTMSCEEQTLIREEQMDVGPATAAEDEEFEFVRKSKRSNRGRRYMELISQGYIHRPRGERTLTNAKRSTSVDLEEPQVAAAVSVKPVLKRSNSGTSKSPAATDKPDVSTAPKKPKPSTIDFDLEAHIAELPACSMDRLTSCKKTKTNQRRRTQSESKKPTENKMDVDVTIAEVMPTPLLKSSSAPTTPVETGIALKLAPVVGSQKRKIRRTRIMHLVPHSPNSRFKVPAHWLEECDENKAKINELLPIKQLLTENMATETDVKQPLKTDTDSSEQTSAVACEEQTVMCETLSAAACEKTAGCKTPSAVACEEQTAMCETPSALACEVQTMCKAPSAAAGEEQMVYEALPAVACEESEALSATKSQNRSNLDIVLQLVVAGDVPTIDVETVDEKRSTSKNDGDNKDGATSDSSNRSSSLEEVLQSVVEGVARSETENSDAGNESSCSSSLEEVICSVVRDGVVTESPSNSTTPKKGVGRTSNLENVLDSVVSASPVAESGLENVLDSIARVESEGIVDVREPRGLVNVLQSVVAVAPHKLAVTTATKSNKRKSESKSNLESVLESVVSGDVNPPGATANSAKCQKLSDDRVADSGRSNLEKVMNLVIETAAGDSEISSGILPVAIDADVRNPTNSAQNFVEWKISKNICVKKIDLPVLKCVNADRLSVHAEHTITGDNLNAVSTGVFEKRKNVDDTMETVRTELNSFIIEEHGKKSENYPIENGAEDLKHKHVSDEKERSDDEKETEDNEGKAKSTLLVGENPRGQISGDCDDCAGEPSDEPSDEPVEPQVLRGKINPESCSSIEEPLEHNVACSSQVNEPDEKQVQGNANFHQGRDNVQNVSGGFVLDKPQEPLVKGIVNADFDRKTEDFQNGCSVSERDEPDEPNGPLIGEGIKAVGVAEQKLSNHDRDNFETGAETTTHSEDDIETKLKPPNRNEDNIKREQEPTNHSEDNIEEEPTINSEENIETKPESTNHSEDNIEEEPTNHSEHNIKTGEETTNHSEDNIEEEPPNHSEHNIKTGEETTNHSEDNIVTKQESTNHREDNIETKQESTNHSEDDIKTEQEPHNHSEDDIEIEEELTNYSEDYIEEEPPNHSENNIKTGEETTNHSEDNIETKQESTNHREDNIETKQESTNHSEDDIKTEQEPYNHSEDDIEIEEELTNYSEDYIEIVEESTNHSEDNNSTELEPPETEEEPPYHTEDNVVDSAVSEADGPDQNPTNHTEDNIVDSGVSEADKTDQNLTNHNEDNIVDSGVSEADRTDQNLTNHGEDNIVDSGVSEADRTDEDPANHNEDNIMDSALSEADATVQQPTNCSEDNIVDSGVSEADRTDEDPANHNEDNIMDSALSEADATMQQLTNCSEDNIVDSAVSEADRIGQNLTNHSEDNIVDSMLSEADATVQQPTNHSEDNIVDDRVDNEADGMIQIEDNDNISSSNDHQNEVNAEESVGCSMNLNNNATVNDSDSRELADSTSFRLITTIDGDSATLKEMVSSSSECYSRRAPEPDQSSADTIPESSILVTSNNSSSACREICRSNSTLAYAEICIATSSCNLATSAGGGIVSNSPTNSRISNSPFSNRYQADSSFTAAADERLDVAMTQDAYITSAGSDHRRISSGDRDQRLVSSAGSDQRSVSSAGRDQRSVSSALSDQRLVSSAGSDQPPVSSAGSDQQSVSSAGSDQGTVSSAGSDHGPVSSAGSDQRPVSSAGSDQGPVSSAGSNQGPVSPAGSDQGPVSSAGSDQGPVSSAGSDQGPVSLADCDQQLVSSAGSNQRPVSSAGSNQRPVSSAGSDQGPVSSAGSDQRLVSSAGSNQRPVSSAGSDQGLVLDSSADRTQGQWSCDDLVSGSRDNNPYPDSPSINTMVDTDCLVSSVDDQITSDTRLIPDSFSPIADSASNLRVHEGIFDSSNDHNRIDDSGSEAVSSCDRSVIYDSVAADSYDSVTVSSCQPRGIEALILEDDDGDSSVSRPFPVSQTDSLPDSPAPPSTPSSSDDSSIVDPLLADNSCIPRSPPSDFVNNESQIPDTSSTFVAESPLMSDRLQYVDSPLMPTTPAAMSDSSDFAIASRDLLDVDSSENDEEDIRISNLTAVSADSRDDDDRSNSSETTTMPDTSSRTNRSETRFLGSEMIADRLSPSRVPDSSRQTFESDITNSDSNLKRPSPDRQHSVADDIPYLDISSNRCEIDRNGGLGDETNRESRREYSPVAVDSLLDMIQSNSPRLLTGESTDERILDSPVNDSIDDVNRNLTNSHLQDSLESLESPDKPVESSDLLESQNTDKTMESFPDLLESQETDKPVDTPDSLESQDVDPSQESYDSVESVFGLKQSDFPLKEESPETDKPVKSLNSLKSHLLESSQVESPPMETVLELNLLDSPIQSQAELSRPDVDLQSNTENHESTLIESTLRTVRSLPADSRAPNSMTLESLECETDDNVVTLSPQLIESQNNNNIETKEFSTTTIPVEDSRVNSLRDSPPVEDSRVNSLRDSPPVEDSRVNSLRDSPPVEDSKVNSLRDSPPVEDSKVNSLRDSPLGEDSIVRRDSPLAADSRVNSLESNELLEILDRTPESLVIDEVPVDVPSAAASDVTNSSDESSNFEFGSKTSPGAKDVNSNDSSVCYSQCHLLDKREINENIVTALPQNFITDSLRNLVTDSPRNLAADSLRNLVSPVSSSNNDGYYGNIMDLNSRTTDLASAGITSSVMLTCGPNPSPCSSMFSDEVSDDGDTGDDLSSAIDRIVTVISDNECSSNFVGRPIVFPKLKTPPPSVGVANQHAFPSRSAGSNRARTCTITRAYPPPEQSPGGAAKCTDQSPVSVSNIIDQTPGGVSNITSQTLGGVSNVTNQSLGGVSNITSQTLGGISNITNQTLGCVSNITNQTLGGVSNITNQSLGGSNNGDEATGFMGLAPDPLGLDQPKNYNAAIYEVTSSSPSARMTHLPLDSGIVPSDDALDFRRTYANIGGVTVPLAGNNNVAVVTEKSAHVWNMSSLPAVSSSSNDVNNVGQFTLLP encoded by the exons ATGGAGTCGGAGGAGATATCACCGACCGGGGCGCCGACGTCCGGGACCCCACAAACGACCGTCAAACGACCGATGAACGCGTTTTTAATATTCTGTAAACGTCATCGCGGGATGGTACGAGACAGGAACCCGAATTTAGACAACCGTAGCGTAACGCGTATTCTCGGAGAATGGTGGGCTAACCTTGACCCTAACGAGAAATCTATCTACGTCGATTTAGCAAAACAG TATAAAGACGCCTTTATGAAAGCGAATCCAGATTTTCGTTGGTACAGCGACAAATTCCATACTTCAACGCCATCTACAACTACTAAACCATcaactgccaccagggggccaTTGGCTGTGGCTCAGCCCGGCGGGGCTCCATCTACTGGGGCTACTAGACAAACTGCCAAACTGTCATCAGCTGCGAAAACCGAACCGGAAATCATCCAAACTGCTG aTGGCGGAGGATTGAATATGTTGTGGGCAGCGGCCGCGTCTCAAGCGGCGACCGCTGTTAGCCCGACCGATAAACAACAATCGCCGCGCACGGCAACGGCAACAATGTATTCGGAAATTAAACGAGCTTTAGAACGGTCTTCGACGGCGACCGCTAATGTTACGGCTGCTTCATTGAaaacagatggcagcactgctCTATTCGAGCTTGCACAG ATGTGTTCAAGTCAAATACCGCGTGACTCCAGACCGAGTTCAACGACTTCCTCGACGTCCGACCCAGCGCCGTCGATGACTCCAGCGCCGCCGATGACTCCTGCAGTCACGCAGAGTAATCAGCTACTGCGCCAAACGCTAGCGAACGCTCCGACCGACCGCGCGGAGCACTCCTACCTGCGCGATCGCGCGGAGCACTCCTACCAACGCGACATCGCGTCGCAGGTCCTGAACACCCTCTACGGCGCCGACAAATTCCGCAAGCATCTGATCAGCGGTTCGCCACGCGGTGGCGCCATCTACAGCGCGACGACACCCGCCGTGTCCGCGTTAACCAATCAAACGCATTCGGTGACGAAAGTTTCGCAATCGGTTTCGAATTCGTATTTGACTTATATTGATTCGCTGATTCAGAAGGCGTATTCCTCGTGCTCCGAGCTACCCGCCGTTAAACAACACCACCAGAGGGAGCCGGTGACGATAATAGCGACGGAACCGGTGCGCGTCGTCGACGTAACCAGTCCGACGACGACTACGCATTCCGGGGAATTAGTCCAGTTAGTATCGAACGTCTCAAATCAGCCGATCGCgtcgatagatggcgccaACACCGCGATGAACAAACATGCGATTCTCGATCGAACCGCCCCCTACAGGCGGAGCAATAAACCGATCGATTGTTCAAAGACGAGTGTAAATGACGACGAAGTATTTCTGTTGTGCGGTGAACGCGTCGATTTCGAAAAGTTAGACGCTCCGCCGCGTTCCGAGGCGGCGCCATCTGGTGTCGGTCGCGCGAAATCGGACAGCGAGGCAGCGGTGTCGTGTACGCGCATGTGGAAGAAGGAGATGATGCGTCGCGCGTTCTCGACAAACGTTTGCCGCGGAGACAAAACCGACGATCGTTCGGACGCGGCGGTCGATTTATCGGTGAACACCGCTGCCAGCGCCACCTGCACCGCGGCGAGAATCGAAACGCACATTGGGAAACGCGAATCGCAGGAGGAGATTCACGAGCAGACGATCGAGGGGAATTGCGAGGTGAAGCAGACGCAGAATATTGAGGAGCAGATGCAGAATCGAAACGAGCTGCAGATGGAGCTTTGCCAGGAGCAGACGACGCTGAATCGTGAGGAGCAGACAATGAGTTGTGAGGAGCAGACGCTGAATCATGGGGAGCAGACGCTGAATCGTGAGGAGCAGACAATGAATCATGGGGAGCAGACAATGAGTTGTGAGGAGCAGACGTTGATTCGTGAGGAACAGATGGACGTCGGACCAGCCACCGCCGCCGAAGACGAGGAATTCGAATTCGTTCGTAAATCGAAACGTTCGAATCGCGGCAGACGCTACATGGAGCTGATCTCTCAAGGTTACATCCATCGGCCGAGAGGTGAACGCACTTTAACGAACGCCAAACGATCGACGAG CGTGGATCTCGAGGAGCCTCAGGTCGCCGCCGCTGTTTCTGTGAAACCAGTTTTAAAACGCTCGAACTCCGGGACGTCGAAATCTCCGGCCGCGACTGATAAACCCGACGTGTCGACCGCGCCGAAAAAACCGAAACCTTCAACGAT TGATTTCGATTTGGAAGCGCACATCGCCGAGCTGCCCGCCTGTTCGATGGATCGTCTGACCTCGTGCAAGAAAACGAAAACGAACCAGCGCAGACGCACGCAGAGCGAATCGAAAAAACCAACTGAAAACAAAATGGACGTCGACGTCACGATAGCTG AAGTGATGCCGACGCCGCTGTTGAAGTCATCGAGCGCGCCGACCACGCCGGTCGAAACCGGTATCGCGCTTAAACTCGCGCCGGTCGTCGGCAGTCAAAAACGGAAAATTCGCCGCACCAGAATTATGCATTTAGTACCGCACAGTCCGAACAGTCGGTTTAAAG tcCCGGCGCACTGGTTGGAGGAATGCGACGAGAACAAAGCAAAAATCAATGAACTGCTTCCGATCAAACAATTATTGACCGAAAACATGGCGACCGAGACCGATGTAAAACAACCGCTAAAAACTGATACCGATTCTTCTGAGCAGACCTCTGCTGTGGCATGTGAGGAGCAGACGGTAATGTGCGAAACTCTGTCTGCTGCGGCATGTGAGAAGACAGCAGGGTGCAAAACTCCATCTGCTGTGGCATGTGAGGAGCAGACGGCAATGTGCGAAACTCCGTCTGCATTGGCATGTGAGGTGCAGACAATGTGCAAAGCTCCATCTGCTGCGGCAGGTGAGGAGCAGATGGTATACGAAGCTCTGCCTGCTGTGGCATGTGAGGAGTCCGAAGCTCTGTCTGCCACAAAATCTCAAAACCGATCGAATCTTGATATAGTTCTACAGTTGGTCGTCGCCGGCGACGTGCCGACGATCGATGTGGAAACTGTCGACGAAAAACGTTCGACGTCAAAAAACGATGGCGATAACAAAGATGGCGCCACCAGCGACAGTTCGAATAGGTCGTCGAGTTTAGAGGAAGTTTTACAATCGGTCGTGGAGGGCGTCGCACGTTCGGAAACTGAAAACTCGGACGCCGGGAACGAGAGCAGTTGTAGTTCGAGTTTGGAAGAAGTGATCTGTTCGGTTGTTCGGGACGGAGTCGTCACGGAGTCACCGTCAAATTCGACGACTCCAAAAAAAGGCGTCGGCCGAACTTCGAATCTGGAGAACGTTCTAGATTCGGTCGTTAGCGCGAGCCCGGTAGCAGAATCGGGTTTAGAAAACGTTTTGGATTCAATCGCGCGCGTGGAATCGGAGGGAATCGTAGACGTTCGTGAACCACGCGGTTTAGTGAACGTTTTGCAATCGGTGGTCGCTGTCGCTCCTCACAAACTCGCGGTCACTACGGCGACGAAATCCAACAAACGTAAGTCGGAATCAAAATCGAATTTAGAAAGCGTACTTGAATCGGTGGTTTCCGGGGATGTAAATCCTCCAGGCGCCACGGCGAATTCAGCGAAATGTCAGAAACTAtccgacgatcgcgtcgccgATTCAGGCCGGTCGAATCTGGAAAAAGTGATGAATTTAGTGATCGAAACAGCGGCAGGCGACAGTGAAATTTCGTCTGGCATACTTCCGGTGGCTATCGACGCTGACGTACGGAACCCAACAAATAGTGCGCAGAATTTTGTTGAAtggaaaatttcgaaaaacatCTGCGTTAAAAAGATTGATTTACCCGTTTTGAAATGCGTGAACGCCGATCGCTTGAGCGTTCACGCAGAACACACGATTACAGGCGATAATTTGAACGCCGTGTCGACCGGCGTTTTCGAAAAACGGAAAAACGTTGATGACACGATGGAAACAGTTAGAACGGAACTGAATTCTTTCATAATCGAAGAACATGggaaaaaatctgaaaattatcCGATTGAAAATGGTGCCGAAGATCTTAAACATAAACATGTGAGTGATGAGAAGGAAAGATCTGACGATGAGAAGGAAACTGAAGATAACGAGGGTAAGGCGAAGTCGACCTTGTTAGTTGGTGAAAATCCGCGCGGTCAGATTTCTGGTGATTGTGACGACTGCGCCGGAGAACCATCTGATGAACCATCTGATGAACCAGTGGAACCGCAGGTTCTACGAGGAAAAATCAATCCTGAAAGTTGTTCCAGTATCGAAGAACCGTTAGAACATAATGTTGCTTGTTCATCACAAGTCAATGAACCGGATGAGAAACAAGTTCAAGGTAACGCAAATTTTCATCAAGGAAGGGATaatgttcaaaatgtttcCGGCGGCTTTGTACTGGACAAACCACAAGAACCACTAGTTAAGGGGATTGTAAATGCTGATTTTGATCGGAAAACTGaggattttcaaaatggttgCAGCGTCTCTGAACGGGATGAACCCGATGAACCAAATGGTCCACTTATCGGCGAAGGAATAAAAGCAGTCGGCGTTGCCGAGCAGAAACTGAGCAATCACGATCGAGATAACTTTGAGACAGGGGCGGAGACAACCACTCACAGTGAAGATGACATTGAGACAAAGCTAAAACCACCCAATCGCAATGAGGATAACATTAAGAGAGAGCAGGAACCAACCAATCACAGTGAAGATAACATTGAAGAGGAACCAACCATAAACAGCGAagaaaacattgaaacaaaGCCGGAATCAACCAATCACAGTGAAGATAACATTGAGGAGGAACCAACCAATCACAGTGAGCATAACATTAAGACGGGGGAGGAGACAACCAATCACAGTGAAGATAACATTGAGGAGGAACCACCCAATCACAGTGAGCATAACATTAAGACGGGGGAGGAGACAACCAATCACAGTGAAGATAACATTGTAACAAAGCAGGAATCAACCAATCACAGAGAAGATAACATTGAAACAAAGCAGGAATCAACCAATCACAGTGAAGATGACATTAAGACAGAGCAGGAACCACACAATCACAGTGAAGATGACATTGAGATTGAGGAGGAATTAACCAATTACAGTGAAGATTACATTGAGGAGGAACCACCCAATCACAGTGAGAATAACATTAAGACGGGGGAGGAGACAACCAATCACAGTGAAGATAACATTGAAACAAAGCAGGAATCAACCAATCACAGAGAAGATAACATTGAAACAAAGCAGGAATCAACCAATCACAGTGAAGATGACATTAAGACAGAGCAGGAACCATACAATCACAGTGAAGATGACATTGAGATTGAGGAGGAATTAACCAATTACAGTGAAGATTACATTGAGATTGTGGAGGAATCAACCAATCATAGTGAAGATAACAATAGCACAGAGCTAGAACCACCCGAGACTGAGGAAGAACCACCCTATCACACTGAAGATAACGTCGTTGATTCTGCAGTCAGTGAGGCAGACGGACCTGACCAAAATCCGACCAATCACACTGAAGATAACATTGTTGATTCTGGGGTCAGTGAGGCAGACAAAACCGACCAAAATCTGACCAATCACAATGAAGATAACATCGTTGATTCTGGGGTGAGTGAGGCAGACAGAACTGACCAAAATCTGACCAATCACGGTGAAGATAACATCGTTGATTCTGGGGTCAGTGAAGCAGACAGAACTGACGAAGATCCAGCCAATCACAATGAAGATAACATCATGGATTCTGCGCTCAGTGAGGCAGATGCAACTGTGCAACAACCGACCAATTGCAGTGAAGATAACATCGTTGATTCTGGGGTCAGTGAAGCAGACAGAACTGATGAAGATCCAGCCAATCACAATGAAGATAACATCATGGATTCTGCGCTCAGTGAGGCAGATGCAACTATGCAACAACTGACCAATTGCAGTGAAGATAACATCGTTGATTCTGCTGTCAGTGAGGCAGACAGAATTGGCCAAAATCTGACCAATCATAGTGAAGATAACATTGTTGATTCTATGCTCAGTGAAGCAGACGCAACTGTGCAACAACCGACCAATCACAGTGAAGATAACATCGTAGACGACAGAGTTGATAACGAGGCTGATGGAATGATTCAAATTGAAGACAATGACAATATATCGTCGTCGAACGACCATCAGAATGAGGTCAACGCAGAGGAATCGGTCGGATGCTCGATGAATCTGAACAATAACGCGACTGTCAACGATTCCGATTCACGCGAATTAGCGGATAGCACGAGTTTCCGCCTGATTACGACTATAGATGGCGATAGCGCGACGTTGAAAGAGATGGTCTCCAGTTCGAGCGAGTGTTATTCCCGGCGCGCACCAGAGCCGGACCAATCATCAGCAGACACGATTCCCGAATCGTCGATTCTAGTCACCTCGAATAATTCGTCGTCTGCTTGTCGTGAAATCTGCCGATCGAACTCTACGCTAGCGTATGCGGAAATATGCATAGCGACGTCGTCCTGTAACCTAGCAACCAGTGCGGGAGGCGGTATTGTTTCAAATTCTCCGACAAATTCAAGAATTTCGAATTCTCCGTTTTCGAACCGTTATCAGGCGGATTCATCGTTTACAGCTGCAGCAGATGAGAGGCTGGACGTGGCAATGACGCAGGATGCTTACATCACTTCAGCCGGGAGCGATCACCGAAGGATCAGTTCCGGTGATCGAGATCAACGACTGGTCAGTTCGGCTGGTAGCGATCAACGATCGGTCAGTTCAGCTGGGCGTGATCAACGATCGGTCAGTTCAGCTCTGAGCGATCAACGACTGGTCAGTTCAGCTGGAAGCGATCAACCACCGGTCAGTTCAGCTGGTAGCGATCAACAATCAGTCAGTTCGGCCGGTAGTGATCAAGGAACGGTCAGTTCGGCCGGTAGTGATCATGGACCGGTCAGTTCAGCTGGGAGTGATCAACGACCGGTCAGTTCGGCTGGTAGCGATCAAGGACCGGTCAGTTCAGCCGGTAGCAATCAAGGACCGGTCAGTCCAGCTGGGAGCGATCAAGGACCGGTCAGTTCGGCTGGGAGTGATCAAGGACCCGTCAGTTCAGCCGGTAGTGATCAAGGACCGGTCAGTTTGGCCGATTGCGATCAACAACTGGTCAGTTCAGCCGGTAGCAATCAACGACCGGTCAGTTCAGCCGGTAGCAATCAACGACCGGTCAGTTCAGCCGGTAGCGATCAAGGACCGGTCAGTTCAGCTGGGAGTGATCAACGACTGGTCAGTTCAGCCGGTAGCAATCAACGACCGGTCAGTTCAGCCGGTAGTGATCAAGGACTAGTATTAGACAGTTCGGCTGATCGAACTCAAGGTCAGTGGAGCTGCGATGATCTCGTGTCTGGTTCTAGAGACAACAATCCGTATCCAGATTCTCCGAGTATCAATACAATGGTTGATACCGATTGTCTGGTATCGAGTGTCGATGATCAGATTACATCTGATACTCGATTGATTCCCGATTCGTTCAGCCCGATCGCCGATTCTGCATCGAATCTACGCGTTCACGAGGGAATCTTCGATTCTTCGAACGATCACAACAGAATCGACGATTCAGGTTCTGAGGCGGTTTCCTCGTGCGATCGTAGCGTTATTTACGATTCAGTCGCCGCCGATTCCTACGATTCGGTAACCGTTTCTTCTTGCCAACCGCGCGGAATCGAAGCGTTGATTCTCGAAGACGACGATGGCGATTCCTCCGTCTCGCGGCCGTTTCCCGTCTCTCAAACGGATTCGTTACCGGATTCTCCGGCGCCTCCGAGCACTCCGAGCTCGTCTGACGATTCCTCCATCGTTGATCCGCTCCTCGCCGACAACTCCTGCATCCCGCGTTCGCCTCCGTCGGATTTCGTGAATAACGAATCGCAGATTCCCGACACGTCGTCGACGTTTGTCGCTGAGTCGCCGTTGATGTCCGATCGTCTGCAGTACGTCGACAGTCCGCTGATGCCGACGACGCCGGCCGCGATGTCCGATTCTTCCGACTTCGCGATCGCGTCGCGCGATCTCCTCGACGTCGATTCATCGGAGAACGACGAAGAAGATATTCGAATTTCGAATTTAACGGCCGTTTCGGCGGATTcgcgcgacgacgacgaccgtTCGAATTCTTCGGAAACGACAACAATGCCGGATACGTCATCGCGTACGAATCGTAGTGAAACCCGATTCCTCGGTTCAGAGATGATCGCCGATAGATTGTCTCCATCGCGAGTTCCCGATTCCTCTCGTCAGACGTTTGAATCCGACATTACGAACTctgattcaaatttaaaacgACCTTCACCCGACAGACAACATTCCGTAGCAGACGACATTCCTTATTTGGACATTTCTTCGAATCGCTGCGAAATTGACCGGAATGGCGGACTCGGCGATGAAACGAATCGGGAATCTCGTCGGGAATATTCACCGGTTGCGGTTGATTCGTTATTAGATATGATTCAGTCAAATTCGCCCCGCTTGCTCACCGGTGAATCGACAGATGAACGGATTCTCGATTCACCCGTAAATGATTCGATTGATGATGTGAATCGTAATCTAACAAATTCCCATTTACAGGATTCATTGGAGTCTTTAGAGTCCCCTGACAAACCTGTGGAGTCCTCTGACTTACTGGAGTCACAAAACACAGATAAAACAATGGAGTCCTTCCCTGACTTACTGGAGTCACAAGAGACAGACAAACCTGTAGATACCCCTGACTCTTTGGAGTCACAAGACGTAGACCCTTCTCAGGAGTCCTATGACTCAGTTGAGTCAGTATTTGGGTTAAAACAGTCTGACTTCCCTCTGAAAGAGGAGTCACCAGAAACAGATAAACCTGTGAAGTCCCTCAACTCACTGAAGTCACATCTATTGGAGTCCTCCCAGGTGGAGTCCCCTCCAATGGAGACCGTCCTGGAGCTCAACCTGCTTGACTCTCCGATACAGTCACAAGCAGAGCTGAGCCGACCTGACGTCGACCTTCAATCGAACACTGAAAATCATGAATCAACGCTCATTGAGTCGACTCTACGGACTGTCAGATCATTGCCTGCCGATTCCCGTGCTCCTAATTCTATGACTCTTGAGTCTCTAGAATGTGAGACTGATGACAACGTTGTGACTCTTTCACCACAATTAATAGAGTCGcaaaataacaacaacatAGAAACGAAAGAGTTTTCTACAACAACCATTCCAGTTGAGGACTCCAGAGTCAATTCCCTCAGAGATTCCCCTCCAGTTGAGGACTCCAGAGTCAATTCCCTCAGAGATTCCCCTCCAGTTGAGGACTCCAGAGTCAATTCCCTGAGAGATTCCCCTCCAGTTGAGGACTCCAAAGTCAATTCCCTGAGAGATTCCCCTCCAGTTGAGGACTCCAAAGTCAATTCCCTGAGAGATTCCCCTCTAGGTGAGGACTCCATTGTCCGAAGAGATTCCCCTTTAGCTGCCGACTCCAGAGTCAATTCATTGGAATCGAATGAACTGTTAGAAATACTGGATAGGACTCCGGAGTCTTTAGTCATCGATGAGGTTCCCGTAGATGTACCATCGGCCGCCGCCAGTGACGTAACGAATAGCAGCGACGAAAGTTCGAATTTCGAATTCGGCTCGAAAACTTCACCCGGGGCTAAAGACGTGAACAGTAATGATTCATCCGTCTGCTATTCACAGTGCCATCTACTGGACAAACgagaaatcaatgaaaatatcgttACAGCTTTACCGCAGAATTTCATCACCGATTCTCTGCGGAATCTGGTCACCGATTCACCACGGAATCTCGCCGCCGATTCGCTGAGGAATCTTGTATCGCCCGTTTCGTCGTCTAACAATGATGGTTACTACGGTAACATTATGGATTTGAATTCACGAACGACCGATCTCGCGTCTGCCGGTATAACCAGTTCGGTTATGTTAACGTGCGGTCCGAATCCGAGTCCGTGTAGTTCGATGTTTAGCGACGAGGTGTCGGACGACGGCGACACCGGCGACGATCTATCGAGCGCGATCGACCGAATCGTCACGGTGATCTCCGATAACGAGTGCAGTTCGAATTTCGTCGGTCGCCCGATCGTGTTCCCGAAATTAAAAACGCCGCCCCCTAGCGTCGGCGTCGCGAATCAACATGCGTTCCCGTCGAGATCGGCGGGGAGTAACCGCGCCCGAACCTGTACGATAACCCGTGCGTACCCGCCACCTGAacagtcaccagggggcgctgcaAAATGTACAGATCAGTCGCCTGTTAGTGTTAGTAATATTATCGATCagacaccagggggcgttagtAATATTACCAGTCAgacactagggggcgttaGTAATGTCACCAATcagtcactagggggcgtgaGTAATATTACCAGTCAGACACTAGGAGGCATTAGTAATATCACCAATCAGACACTAGGGTGCGTTAGTAATATCACCAATCAgacactagggggcgttaGTAATATCACTAATCAGTCACTAGGGGGCAGTAATAATGGCGATGAGGCAACTGGTTTTATGGGATTAGCCCCCGACCCGCTCGGACTAGACCAACCGAAAAACTACAACGCAGCAATTTATGAAGTGACTAGCAGTTCGCCGTCTGCTCGCATGACGCATTTACCGCTCGATTCTGGCATCGTTCCAAGTGACGATGCACTCGATTTTCGTCGAACTTATGCAAATATAGGCGGCGTTACTGTACCGTTAGCGGGCAACAACAACGTCGCCGTGGTTACTGAAAAATCGGCGCACGTTTGGAATATGAGTTCGTTGCCGGCAGTTTCTTCATCTTCGAATGACGTCAACAATGTCGGTCAGTTTACGTTGTTGCCATGA